Proteins encoded within one genomic window of Episyrphus balteatus chromosome 1, idEpiBalt1.1, whole genome shotgun sequence:
- the LOC129921307 gene encoding mucin-19-like isoform X2 translates to MENCKVAVNSLATESNKQSSGSGSSQLNNNNKLNYNSATAAVVASNTTAASNVKQANSISNTTCTKSSNNILISASPTTLNQQGVNATEQITSLSSQSSTSTTSSSSGSSSSSSSTSSSSISSSTSSTSSSGASSSASSSESKDTNFEYEDEWDVCGIPELIIDLDADIEKSSSTAEAAAAVASSSSSGGGGGSSGVVTSTASTNNLTSTTVVVAGAASTATAGQLNATAKSPGAALSSSSSSSSLSTTTSANSAALSASSSSPSSVFPPQLGKQNSTLSQLRNTLISGSGKEKKSTNSGSKSLKLQQPSLVAQLNSKSLGGGGGGSGGGAGSSSTSLATSTFAGFSKGGNLVNQSAGAGVNTTFGGPKSSSNKPSSIAGSSQSLLQAQATNSMSSQPSGGQGAGKSATKMSIDHQATLDKGLKMKIKRTKPGTKTSEAKHEIVKAEQQNGNTSNLEDASPGGNNSTSQSSSSSSSSSSSSSSSSSSGKKHSGSGGGNNQNNSNATSGGGVGGSGSSGSGNQSNPSSSGQMVPAQQGTKRGSSGHRREKTKDKTPHSRDKSDHGSGNGSGSGNANNSSNSHSSNSTNERSSNSASATLLSAGANSSSSTLGGGSNSGSSCNCGHEIGGGGNLQGPCTNLTCIRNRTSSLDALGQRMSTNNGNSSNSHGGNNGSTTSSNIPPGVFTPSTNSSTGNVQSSNSGSPNAPGPPKDSTKMSSAGLLTASNSQLSNSASVSVGTSSYSNSAAQTNASGNSGTSSVGNPGAIAKAMSATAPGMISATVHHTISVPVNSAAAAAATDDGTKSPPAKRAKCDNKDMIDICVGTSVGTITEPDCLGPCEPGTSVTLEGIVWHETEGGVLVVNVTWRGKTYVGTLLDCTRHDWAPPRFCDSPTEELDSRTPKGRGKRGRSSVLAPDLSNFTETRSSVHSKLRNGGSKGRGGRAVTTAGAASTTNTTTNSTASSSTSSSASSTSSSSNANSTNTPSTSPTAFLPPRPEKLKSKDESPSPVNGDSAASGANGASGGTSGNGAIPILANASGIQTPALSAGLLGAQPQSLVNPVTGLNVQISTKKCKTASPCAISPVLLECPEQDCSKKFKHANGLRYHQSHAHGSGSMDEDSLQLPESPVRSAPPTTPSPAPAGTPQPPATPTAAIATDAPEVTPTATPVVAPPTPTSVVHPSTPTATVAPPSPVAVVPSTPPTASQVQTPQPTLSAAPVSVAPASTVPAASPIISVPSVPAPVASVSISGSGILSAVQTPAPSIGVVPNQTLSGLPPISQLPPQHAIPGGSITAGISGQALSQHQQHSIVNQIMNEIVQPQQPSPQQQQQMHSGPLKPGVLRFGPQTESAQGNPITLPGQSPLRPTPAAAMAPQSRPPGTPETAHQPVGYPGAPPQASQQGIPLGKTQQPFGKQKKNRKSPLPGDFDNSMSRDDVQSPAYSDISDDSTPVVDTEMIDKSQAPKHVVDIKKPQEGAPPPIPPLSNYGMYQFYPQQQYLVPSEHQQVKGPHGAPGQPPSVIPQSPQIEYTKNKDPPLDLMTKPSPQQQQQQQQQQQQQHQQQLQQQQQQQQQQQHQQQQQQQEQNIKESVQNVGSGLGLASSGPNPVSSSSASGGGAPGSLPNPSPAKPMTHFYPFNYMAPGYPYNVEPNYGPVSMVSDENKLGHALQNPPPTLKDDRIKESQSPHENAKLSTQMISSKLIKSEPTTKEIKQEPNSHPMHPKDPPVQSMGGYPSMYQRQQLSMPHQHSPHLAQNEELRRYYIFSEQRRNNFLQQVQSGSHQQPPGSQMKPEDLPMSAQQQQQLSHQQSQQMQAQQQAQQQAQQQAQQQAQQQAQQQAAQQQAQQQAQQQAQQQAQQQQQQQQQQQQQHQQQQQQQHQQQQQQQQQNSSSQKSSKSSSSSGSMGQKATNLIKDSIKEEKDVKIKQEGQKPTMETQGPPPPPTSQYFLHPSYISPSPFGFDPSHPMYRNVLMSTPYNTPPYHLPMARYHAPEDLSRNPGTKALDALHHAASQYYTTHKIHELSERALKSPTSGNVKVSVSSPNVSQQGGGGGGVGGGGSGLPPGGPGGPVNMGPSPGNNPVTGGPNSGLGIPSTNPSGPLNLQPPSNSMPPGLSGGGGLGPPQKGDNNKSMVVDPLLAKQQQGPGGVAGIPGSGSVNPADSRSPPPQRHVHTHHHTHVGLGYPMYPAPYGAAVLASQQAAAVAVINPFPPGPTK, encoded by the exons ATGGAAAATTGCAAG GTGGCCGTTAACAGCTTAGCAACGGAAAGCAATAAACAATCGAGTGGTAGTGGTTCATCACAAttgaacaataataataaattgaattataattCTGCAACAGCAGCAGTTGTTGCGTCGAACAcaacagcagcatcaaatgTAAAACAAGCAAATAGTATATCAAATACTACGTGTACTAAATCAAGCAATAATATATTAATATCAGCGTCACCAACGACGCTTAATCAACAAGGGGTAAACGCTACTGAACAAATTACATCCCTTTCCTCGCAATCATCAACGTCTACAACGTCCTCGTCATCAgggtcgtcatcgtcgtcgtcatcgacGTCATCATCGTCAATTTCATCGTCGACCTCATCAACCTCATCGTCAGGGGCTTCCTCATCCGCATCAAGTAGCGAATCAAAAGATACTAATTTCGAATACGAAGACGAGTGGGACGTTTGTGGAATACCAGAATTAATAATTGACTTGGACGCtgacattgaaaagtcttcatcgACCGCAGAAGCGGCCGCAGCAGTAGCTTCTAGTAGTTCTTCGGGTGGTGGTGGCGGCAGTAGTGGTGTTGTAACATCCACTGCTTCCACAAATAATTTAACGTCGACAACGGTAGTGGTAGCAGGAGCAGcatcaacagcaacagcagGTCAATTAAATGCAACAGCGAAATCACCTGGTGCTGCCTTATCATCTTCGTCAAGTTCGTCTTCATTATCAACAACTACATCCGCTAACAGCGCAGCATTGTCAGCTTCATCGTCATCCCCATCGTCGGTGTTCCCACCGCAGTTGGGAAAACAAAACAGTACCCTGTCCCAATTGCGGAATACCCTTATCAGTGGATCGGGCAAGGAGAAGAAATCCACAAATAGTGGTAGCAAAAGTCTGAAGCTGCAGCAACCATCGCTGGTGGCACAGCTCAATAGTAAGTCACTCGGCGGCGGCGGCGGAGGCAGCGGAGGAGGAGCAGGTAGTTCTTCCACCTCGCTAGCCACCTCGACATTTGCCGGATTCTCCAAAGGCGGGAATCTGGTAAATCAGTCAGCCGGAGCAGGCGTTAATACTACTTTTGGTGGCCCGAAAAGCAGCAGCAACAAGCCATCATCGATTGCCGGATCGTCGCAATCTCTGCTGCAAGCACAAGCGACGAACAGCATGTCATCACAGCCGAGCGGTGGACAAGGTGCTGGAAAATCAGCCACAAAAATGTCAATAGACCATCAAGCTACATTGGACAAaggattaaaaatgaaaatcaaacGAACCAAACCCGGTACAAAAACCTCAGAGGCAAAACACGAAATTGTCAAGGCCGAACAACAAAACGGTAATACATCTAATTTAGAAGACGCCTCCCCAGGAGGCAACAATTCCACATCTCAGTCATCCTCCTCCTCATCGTCGTCATCCTCATCGTCttcctcgtcgtcgtcgtctggCAAAAAGCACAGCGGCAGCGGTGGTGgtaataatcaaaataatagCAACGCTACAAGTGGAGGAGGCGTTGGTGGAAGTGGCAGCAGTGGCTCTGGAAATCAGAGCAATCCTTCATCTTCAGGGCAAATGGTGCCTGCACAGCAGGGCACTAAGCGCGGAAGCAGCGGTCATCGTCGCGAAAAGACAAAAGACAAGACTCCACACTCCCGGGACAAGTCTGACCATGGCAGTGGTAATGGAAGTGGCAGCGGTAATGCCAATAACTCATCGAACTCTCACAGCAGCAATTCGACCAATGAGCGGTCATCTAACTCAGCGTCTGCGACATTATTGTCTGCAGGGGCAAACTCATCTTCAAGCACACTTGGTGGAGGATCTAATTCAGGATCATCCTGCAATTGTGGCCATGAAATAGGTGGTGGAGGAAATCTCCAAGGGCCATGCACAAATCTGACCTGCATTCGCAACCGAACCAGCAGTTTGGATGCACTTGGTCAGAGAATGAGCACCAACAATGGGAATAGCTCGAATTCCCATGGTGGCAACAATGGTTCAACAACCAGTTCAAATATTCCGCCTGGAGTGTTTACCCCCTCGACGAACAGTAGCACTGGCAATGTCCAGTCATCGAACAGTGGCTCCCCGAACGCCCCTGGGCCGCCAAAGGACAGTACAAAGATGTCATCCGCAGGCCTTCTGACTGCGAGCAATTCCCAGCTATCGAATTCTGCTTCAGTATCAGTGGGAACATCTTCCTATAGCAATTCGGCTGCACAAACAAATGCCAGCGGAAACAGTGGCACTAGTTCCGTTGGCAATCCCGGCGCCATCGCCAAGGCCATGTCAGCGACGGCGCCCGGCATGATCTCAGCCACAGTTCACCACACGATTTCGGTACCCGTTAACTCAGCAGCAGCTGCTGCCGCAACCGATGACGGGACCAAGAGTCCTCCGGCAAAACGTGCCAAATGCGACAACAAGGACATGATCGATATTTGTGTGGGAACTTCTGTTGGCACGATCACCGAACCGGACTGTCTGGGTCCGTGTGAACCAGGCACATCGGTTACTCTCGAAGGAATTGTCTGGCATGAGACAGAAGGTGGCGTTCTCGTAGTGAATGTCACTTGGCGTGGCAAGACTTATGTCGGCACACTGTTGGATTGCACCAGACACGATTGGGCTCCTCCAAG ATTCTGTGATTCACCAACTGAAGAGCTTGACTCACGCACTCCAAAAGGTCGTGGCAAGCGCGGACGCAGTTCAGTCCTTGCTCCGGATCTCAGCAACTTCACCGAGACTCGAAGCTCT GTTCATTCCAAACTTCGCAATGGCGGTTCCAAAGGTCGTGGCGGTCGTGCAGTCACAACAGCTGGTGCTGCATCAACCACCAACACCACAACCAACAGCACCGCATCCTCATCGACATCGTCGTCCGCATCGTCGACGTCGTCATCATCGAACGCTAACTCCACCAACACGCCATCGACCTCGCCGACGGCATTCCTGCCGCCGCGGCCAGAGAAGCTCAAATCCAAAGACGAGAGTCCATCCCCAGTGAATGGCGACTCTGCTGCAAGTGGGGCTAATGGTGCTTCGGGCGGCACAAGTGGCAATGGCGCCATTCCTATTTTGGCCAATGCCAGTGGAATTCAAACGCCTGCATTAAGCGCCGGTTTATTGGGTGCACAGCCCCAGAGTCTTGTCAATCCCGTTACCGGATTGAATGTTCAAATCTCCACGAAGAAATGTAAGACTGCGTCGCCGTGCGCGATCTCACCGGTATTGCTAGAGTGTCCGGAACAAGACTGCAGCAAAAAGTTCAAGCACGCCAATGGTCTGCGCTATCATCAGAGCCATGCCCATGGATCCGGATCGATGGATGAGGACTCGTTGCAGTTGCCAGAGTCACCGGTGCGTTCGGCACCGCCGACAACCCCATCACCAGCTCCAGCTGGTACTCCTCAGCCACCGGCTACACCAACAGCGGCAATAGCTACAGACGCTCCCGAAGTTACCCCAACGGCTACGCCAGTTGTTGCCCCGCCAACACCAACCAGTGTGGTTCATCCTTCGACACCAACGGCGACGGTGGCGCCACCATCGCCAGTGGCAGTTGTTCCCTCAACGCCACCAACTGCTTCGCAAGTACAGACGCCGCAGCCAACCTTGTCAGCGGCGCCGGTCTCGGTAGCTCCCGCAAGTACTGTTCCAGCAGCTTCACCCATTATAAGTGTCCCATCAGTTCCAGCACCAGTGGCTTCGGTCAGCATCAGTGGTAGTGGTATCCTCAGTGCAGTGCAGACTCCTGCGCCATCTATTGGTGTTGTTCCGAATCAAACACTTTCCGGTTTGCCTCCGATTTCGCAGTTGCCTCCACAGCACGCGATTCCTGGAGGCAGTATCACTGCCGGTATTTCAGGACAGGCACTATCTCAACACCAACAACATTCAATTGTTAATCAAATTATGAATGAGATTGTGCAGCCACAGCAGCCATCGcctcagcaacaacaacaaatgcatTCTGGACCAC TGAAACCAGGAGTTCTTCGATTCGGTCCTCAGACAGAAAGTGCTCAGGGCAATCCAATTACACTGCCAGGGCAGAGTCCACTCAGACCTACGCCAGCTGCTGCAATGGCACCACAATCCCGACCTCCGGGCACTCCAGAGACAGCACATCAACCAGTTGGATATCCTGGTGCTCCTCCTCAAGCATCACAACAAG GCATTCCATTGGGCAAAACCCAGCAGCCATTTGGCAAGCAAAAGAAAAATCGCAAATCACCGCTTCCAGGCGACTTTGATAATTCCATGTCACGCGACGATGTACAAAGTCCGGCCTACAGTGATATATCTGATGATTCTACGCCGGTTGTAGACACAGAAATGATTG ACAAATCTCAAGCTCCCAAGCACGTTGTTGATATTAAGAAACCTCAAGAAGGTGCACCTCCTCCAATTCCACCTCTAAGTAACTATGGAATGTATCAGTTCTACCCACAACAGCAATATTTGGTGCCCTCAGAGCATCAACAAGTAAAGGGTCCCCATGGTGCACCTGGCCAACCACCATCGGTTATACCCCAATCACCGCAGATTGAATATACTAAGAATAAGGATCCACCGCTAGATTTAATGACGAAGCCCTCgccacaacagcaacaacaacagcagcaacaacagcagcagcaacatcaACAGCAGcttcaacaacagcagcagcaacaacagcaacaacaacaccaacaacagcagcaacagcaggAGCAAAATATCAAAGAAAGTGTCCAGAATGTTGGATCTGGATTGGGTTTGGCCAGCAGTGGTCCAAATCCAGTATCAAGTAGTTCTGCATCTGGAGGTGGCGCACCCGGTTCGTTGCCTAATCCTTCGCCAGCTAAACCAATGACGCACTTTTATCCTTTCAA CTACATGGCGCCAGGGTATCCTTATAATGTTGAGCCAAATTATGGTCCGGTGTCAATGGTCTCTGATGAAAACAAACTCGGTCATGCTCTGCAAAATCCTCCACCAACTTTGAAAGACGATCGCATCAAGGAGAGTCAAAGTCCTCACGAGAATGCCAAATTGTCAACACAG ATGATATCATCAAAGTTGATCAAGAGCGAACCAACGACGAAGGAGATCAAACAGGAACCCAACAGTCATCCAATGCATCCCAAAGATCCTCCAGTCCAATCGATGGGTGGCTATCCAAGTATGTACCAGCGACAGCAGCTTAGTATGCCACATCAGCATTCACCGCATCTTGCACAGAATGAAGAGCTACGAAG GTATTATATCTTCTCGGAGCAACGACGCAACAATTTTCTGCAACAAGTACAGTCTGGGTCACATCAACAGCCACCTGGCTCACAAATGAAGCCCGAAGACTTGCCAATGTCggcacaacaacaacagcaactgAGCCACCAGCAATCGCAGCAAATGCAAGCTCAGCAGCAAGCCCAACAACAGGCTCAGCAGCAAGCTCAACAACAGGCTCAACAACAAGCCCAACAGCAAGCTGCTCAACAACAAGCACAGCAACAAGCTCAACAACAAGCCCAACAGCAAGctcagcaacagcagcaacaacagcagcagcagcaacaacaacatcaacaacaacaacagcagcagcatcaacaacaacagcagcaacaacaacaaaactcgAGCAGTCAGAAGAGTTCAAAATCGAGCTCGTCCTCGGGCTCAATGGGACAAAAGGCAACCAATCTTATAAAGGATTCAATCAAAGAAGAAAAGGATgtaaaaatcaaacaagaaGGCCAAAAGCCAACAATGGAAACTCAGGGGCCCCCACCTCCGCCAACTTCCCAATACTTCTTGCATCCATCGTACATCAGTCCGAGTCCTTTTGGATTTGATCCAAGCCACCCGATGTATCGCAATGTGCTGATGTCAACACCATACAACACACCACCGTATCACCTGCCCATGGCGCGCTATCATGCTCCCGAAGATCTCTCCCGAAACCCCGGTACTAAGGCCTTGGATGCATTGCATCATGCCGCTAGCCAGTATTACACAACCCATAAGATTCACGAGTTGAGTGAGCGTGCTCTCAAGAGTCCAACAAGTGGCAATGTCAAAGTCAGTGTTTCTAGTCCGAATGTTTCGCAACAAGGCGGCGGCGGTGGAGGCGTTGGAGGTGGTGGTAGCGGTTTGCCACCCGGAGGCCCAGGAGGGCCAGTCAATATGGGGCCATCGCCCGGCAATAATCCCGTGACAGGGGGACCCAATTCTGGACTTGGGATACCGTCAACAAATCCGTCGGGTCCATTAAACCTACAACCACCCTCAAACTCAATGCCTCCAGGCCTGAGTGGTGGTGGTGGCCTGGGACCGCCACAAAAAGGTGATAACAACAAATCAATGGTGGTTGATCCGCTGCTGGCCAAACAGCAGCAGGGACCTGGCGGTGTGGCTGGAATACCTGGCAGTGGCAGTGTTAATCCAGCTGATAGTCGAAGTCCGCCACCCCAGAGACATGTGCACACACACCATCATACGCACGTTGGACTTGGCTATCCTATGTATCCGGCGCCCTATGGAG CTGCCGTTTTAGCTAGCCAACAGGCTGCCGCCGTAGCTGTGATAAACCCATTCCCGCCTGGACCTACTAAATGA